From the Deinococcus fonticola genome, the window GGGGACGCGTCTGGGCGCGTGGCCCCCAGCCTTGCAGGCGTCAGGCGCGCAGCTGCGGAGGGGTCTGCGCGGTCCCCGAGAAGGGAGGGCGTGGGCACCGCACCCGACACGCCTGGAGCACGTGGGCCTGCTGGACCGTCCCGGATTCGCCCGGTTGCGCCCCCTGGAGCGGCTCGCCTGGCGGGCGGTGAGGCGGATTCCCACGCTGCGCGCCGTCCACCCGTTGCTGCGGTATCGCCGGCCCGCCACCTGCCCCCGGAGCTCAGCGTGCATCAACAAGGGCCCTCAAGCGGCCCCCGCACCCGCCGCGAATGACGGAACTGACCAGAGGTGAATTCCCATGAGTGACAACGACGAACAGAGCCTCGACGCCAACCAGGCCGCCGACCGCCGGATCTTGTGGCTGGTGCTGCTGATCAACCTCGCGCAGTGCTTGATGGGGGTTGCGGTCGGCCACTGGGCGTCCTCGACCGCCGTGATCGGCGCGGCCCTCGACAATCTGGCAGACGCGTCGGTGTACGGGGTCAGCCTGTACGCGGTGGGCCGCGCCGCCACCATCAAGGTGCGCGCCGCGCGCCTGTCCGGCTGGCTCCTGATTGGCCTGAGCGTGCTGCTGCTCGCCGAAGTGCTGCGCCGGTTTTTCGGTGGTGAAGCGCCGATCGGTCCCGCCATGATGGCCATGGCGGCGGTCAACGCCGGGCTGAACCTGGTCTGCCTGCGCCTTCTCAAGCGCCACCAGGGCGAGGACGTGAACTTCAAGGCGTCGTCCATCTTTACCAGCAACGACTCGCTGGTGAACCTGGCCATTGTGCTGTCCGGCGCGCTGGTG encodes:
- a CDS encoding cation transporter, whose product is MSDNDEQSLDANQAADRRILWLVLLINLAQCLMGVAVGHWASSTAVIGAALDNLADASVYGVSLYAVGRAATIKVRAARLSGWLLIGLSVLLLAEVLRRFFGGEAPIGPAMMAMAAVNAGLNLVCLRLLKRHQGEDVNFKASSIFTSNDSLVNLAIVLSGALVLWLDSNLPDLILGVLVSAIAANGGREILAEAAEADEKAPPGTL